Proteins found in one Sorghum bicolor cultivar BTx623 chromosome 1, Sorghum_bicolor_NCBIv3, whole genome shotgun sequence genomic segment:
- the LOC110430976 gene encoding cleavage stimulation factor subunit 50, with product MNEAVQEAKLLRQVNALIVAHLRSQNLGQAAAAVAAATMTPISAAESVPANQLLRLVAKGLAAEGGGGAASAFDSAGFGGAVQPLGSSAVDFSMQDVKGSSKSFPKHEAKHVSDHKNAARCAKFSPDGKYFATGSADTSIKFFEVAKIKQTMVGDSKDGPARPVIRTFYDHTQAINDLDFHPESPILISAAKDNTIKFFDFSKTNARKAFRVIQDTHNVRSVCFHPCGDYLLAGTDHPVAHLYDINTFTCYLSANAQDSSSPINQVRYSCTGSLYVTASKDGSLRIWDGVSAECVRPIIGAHGSAEATSAIFTRDERYVLSCGKDSCVKLWEVGTGRLVKQYAGAIRRQFRCQAVFNETEEFVLSVDEQNNEVVVWDALTAEKVARLPSGSTGAPRWLDHSPVEPVFVICGNDRSIRFWKQTV from the exons ATGAACGAGGCGGTGCAGGAGGCGAAGCTGCTGCGGCAGGTGAACGCGCTCATCGTGGCGCACCTCCGTAGCCAGAACCTCGGGCAGGCCgcagccgccgtcgccgccgccaccatgACCCCCATCTCCGCCGCCGAATCCGTCCCCGCAAATCAACTCCTACGTCTCGTGGCCAAG GGCCTCGCGGCggagggcggaggaggagccgcttCCGCATTCGACTCCGCCGGGTTCGGTGGGGCGGTGCAGCCGCTCGGCTCCAGTGCCGTGGATTTCAG TATGCAGGATGTCAAGGGCTCATCCAAGAGCTTCCCCAAGCACGAGGCGAAGCATGTCTCTGACCATAAG AACGCTGCCCGGTGTGCGAAATTTAGTCCTGATGGGAAGTATTTTGCAACTGGGAGTGCTGATACATCCATTAagttttttgag GTTGCTAAAATTAAGCAGACTATGGTAGGGGACTCCAAAGATGGTCCTGCCAGGCCTGTGATTCGCACATTTTATGATCACACACAG GCCATCAATGATCTGGATTTTCATCCTGAGAGTCCAATACTGATATCAGCTGCAAAAGACAATACAATAAA ATTTTTTGACTTCTCAAAGACCAATGCGAGGAAAGCGTTCAGAGTTATTCAG GATACTCATAATGTTAGATCTGTATGTTTTCATCCTTGTGGGGATTACCTTTTAGCAG GGACTGATCACCCAGTTGctcatttatatgatataaataCTTTTACATGCTACTTATCAGCAAATGCACAGGATTCTAGTTCTCCCATTAACCAG GTACGCTACTCCTGTACTGGGAGCTTGTATGTGACTGCTTCTAAAGATGGTTCTCTGCGCATTTGGGATGGAGTATCTGCTGAATGTGTTCGACCTATTATTGGAGCACATGGATCTGCAGAAGCTACTAGCGCAATTTTCACCAGAGATGAGAG GTATGTCCTATCTTGTGGGAAAGATTCTTGTGTCAAGTTATGGGAAGTTGGCACTGGACGACTTGTGAAGCAATATGCAGGAGCCATTCGCAGACAATTTCGTTGTCAG GCTGTCTTCAATGAAACCGAAGAATTTGTTCTATCAGTTGATGAACAAAACAATGAG GTTGTCGTCTGGGATGCACTTACTGCAGAAAAGGTTGCAAGATTGCCCTCTGGCAGCACTGGTGCTCCCAGATGGCTCGACCACTCCCCAGTTGAACCAGTTTTTGTTATTTGTGGAAATGATAGATCGATCAGATTCTGGAAACAAACCGTATAG
- the LOC110430979 gene encoding solute carrier family 25 member 44 has translation MPCPPFSLSCCGQKQHESGEGKRGEANHSSPPARHSCRIESTPRLLRPLRFSPRESRIGGGEDLSGAAMDTTSRAAKIPSLHQTEINWDNLDKTKLYVVGAGMFSGVTVALYPVSVVKTRMQVASGDAMRRNALATFKNILKMDGVPGLYRGFATVIIGAVPTRIIFLTALETTKAASLKLVEPFKLSEPVRAAFANGLAGLSASTCSQAIFVPIDVISQKLMVQGYSGNARYKGGLDVARKVIKADGIRGLYRGFGLSVMTYAPSSAVWWASYGSSQRIIWSALGHLHDKEEAPSQLKLVGVQASGGVFAGAVTSFVTTPIDTIKTRLQVMDNENKPKAREVVKRLIAEDGWKGLYRGLGPRFFSSSAWGTSMIVCYEYLKRLCAKVEEV, from the exons ATGCCCTGTCCGCCATTCTCGCTGAGTTGTTGTGGACAAAAACAGCACGAAAGTGGGGAGGGAAAACGGGGGGAAGCCAACCACAgcagcccgcccgcccgccattCTTGCCGAATCGAGTCCACGCCACGCCTCCTGCGCCCCCTTCGGTTCTCACCTCGGGAGTCGCGGATTGGTGGAGGGGAGGATTTGAGCGGCGCGGCCATGGATACAACCTCTAGGGCCGCCAAGATCCCGTCGCTCCACCAGACGGAGATCAACTGGGACAA CCTCGACAAGACCAAGCTCTACGTGGTGGGCGCAGGCATGTTCAGCGGCGTCACCGTGGCGCTGTATCCTGTCTCGGTGGTCAAGACCCGGATGCAGGTTGCCTCTGGGGACGCCATGAGGAGGAACGCGCTGGCTACCTTCAAGAACATCCTCAAGATGGACGGCGTGCCAGGGCTGTACCGGGGGTTTGCTACCGTTATCATTGGGGCTGTACCAACTAGGATCATCTTCCTCACAGCGCTTGAGACAACCAAAGCAGCCTCGCTTAAGCTTGTTGAGCCCTTCAAGCTGTCAGAGCCGGTGCGGGCTGCCTTTGCCAATGGCCTTGCTGGTCTGTCAGCGTCTACATGTTCGCAGGCTATTTTTGTTCCAATTGATGTG ATTAGCCAGAAATTGATGGTTCAAGGATATTCTGGTAATGCCAGATACAAAGGTGGATTAGATGTTGCTCGAAAGGTCATAAAGGCTGATGGCATTAGGGGGCTGTACAGAGGATTTGGACTGTCTGTTATGACCTATGCTCCATCCAGTGCTGTGTGGTGGGCAAGTTATGGTTCCAGCCAGCGCATAATTTGGAG TGCTCTTGGCCATTTGCATGACAAAGAAGAGGCTCCTAGCCAATTGAAACTAGTTGGTGTTCAAGCATCAGGGGGGGTTTTTGCCGGTGCCGTGACCTCTTTTGTTACGACTCCCATAGATACAATAAAGACCAGGCTGCAG GTTATGGATAATGAAAATAAGCCAAAAGCCAGGGAAGTTGTCAAAAGATTGATTGCTGAAGATGGATGGAAAGGTTTGTACAGAGGGTTGGGTCCAAGATTTTTCAGCTCATCAGCTTGGGGAACCTCAATGATAGTATGCTACGAGTACCTGA AGCGCTTGTGTGCTAAAGTTGAAGAGGTCTGA
- the LOC110431772 gene encoding uncharacterized protein LOC110431772 — MHFISAIPKLTGQNYVLWREELDAALALAEIDLALQEPKPTEPEEPERAQNETDEAFANRKRDFAPIRAKYDLEKYKWEKSNRKCKIVIKKTITEGLRGAIPECETAKEYLEKVKNQFTGSTKAHASTLIQKLTNMRFTGGSVREHILSMSTMAAKLEKLKMPLADGFLIHLALNSLPKEYETFVVNYNTQPEEWDLEKVIAMCVQEEERLKNANGGSVNFVKGKNKKPFYNKKAPDASTSQNKGGNSSQPKAQPKQDNQHRQEDPDRCRWCNETGHWKHDCPKFMKHCLVKGIQWRENPSKRRKTD; from the exons ATGCACTTCATTAGTGCAATTCCAAAGCTGACGGGACAGAACTATGTTCTGTGGCGCGAGGAACTTGATGCTGCTCTAGCACTTGCTGAGATAGATTTGGCTCTTCAGGAGCCAAAGCCCACTGAGCCAGAGGAGCCCGAAAGGGCTCAGAATGAGACCGATGAAGCTTTTGCTAATCGGAAGCGAGACTTTGCTCCCATCAGAGCAAAGTATGATCTTGAGAAGTACAAGTGGGAAAAGTCAAACCGCAAGTGCAAGATTGTCATCAAGAAAACCATCACAGAGGGCCTAAGAGGTGCCATCCCAGAATGTGAGACAGCAAAAGAATACCTTGAGAAAGTGAAGAATCAGTTTACTGGTTCAACCAAAGCCCATGCTTCCACCCTGATCCAGAAACTCACTAACATGAGGTTCACAGGGGGGAGTGTGAGAGAGCACATTCTGAGCATGAGCACCATGGCAGCCAAGTTAGAGAAGCTAAAGATGCCCCTCGCTGATGGTTTCCTCATTCACCTAGCTCTAAACTCACTTCCTAAAGAGTATGAGACATTTGTTGTTAACTACAACACACAGCCAGAGGAGTGGGATTTAGAGAAGGTGATTGCTATGTGTGTGCAAGAGGAAGAAAGGCTCAAGAATGCAAATGGTGGTTCTGTGAACTTTGTGAAaggaaagaacaagaagccaTTCTACAACAAGAAAGCTCCAGATGCCTCCACCTCCCAGAACAAGGGAGGAAACTCTTCACAGCCTAAAGCACAGCCAAAGCAAGACAACCAGCACAGGCAGGAGGACCCGGATCGCTGTAGATGGTGTAATGAGACAGGGCATTGGAAGCATGACTGCCCTAAGTTCATGAAACATTGCCTAGTGAAAG GGATTCAGTGGAGGGAGAACCCTTCAAAGAGGAGAAAGACAGATTAA
- the LOC8086228 gene encoding COBRA-like protein 3, producing MATGGRLAVTCSAAVLLAVALLISAPDAAEAYDSLDPNGNITIKWDVMQWTPDGYVAVVTMYNYQQFRHIGPPGWQLGWTWAKKEVIWSMVGAQATEQGDCSKFKGNIPHSCKKDPVIVDLLPSTPYDMQIANCCKAGVISTISQDPANAASSFQLSVGLSGSTTKTVKVPKNFTLRTPGPGYTCGRAIVGKPTIFFSADGRRATKALMTWNVTCTYSQFLAQKTPSCCVSLSSFYNNTTVNCPTCSCGCQNPSGSNCVNKGSPRLRSAIDGPGKWSGEPLVECTSHMCPVKINWHVKQNSKDYWRVKITITNLNFRMNYSEWNLVVQHPNFDNITQLFGLNYKPLTPYGGDINDTAMFWGVKSYNDVLMQDGKLGMVQSELLLRKDSRTFTFEKGWAFPRRVYFNGDNCVMPAPENYPSLPMQA from the exons ATGGCGACGGGCGGCAGACTGGCCGTCACTTGCTCCGCCGCcgtgctgctcgccgtggcgctGCTGATCTCCGCACCGGACGCCGCAG AGGCTTATGATTCTCTAGATCCAAACGGCAACATCACTATAAAATGGGATGTTATGCAATGGACTCCTGATGGATATGTC GCTGTTGTCACAATGTACAATTACCAACAATTTCGGCACATTGGGCCACCCGGATGGCAGCTTGGGTGGACATGGGCAAAGAAGGAGGTTATATGGTCAATGGTTGGGGCTCAGGCCACCGAACAGGGTGACTGCTCAAAGTTCAAGGGCAACATTCCTCACAGCTGCAAGAAAGATCCCGTGATCGTTGATTTACTTCCAAGCACACCATATGACATGCAAATTGCCAATTGCTGCAAGGCAGGAGTTATAAGTACAATTAGTCAGGATCCAGCAAATGCTGCTTCCTCATTTCAGCTCAGTGTAGGTCTTTCTGGGTCTACCACTAAGACTGTCAAGGTGCCGAAGAACTTCACCCTTAGGACTCCTGGCCCCGGTTACACCTGTGGGCGTGCTATTGTTGGCAAGCCTACTATATTTTTCTCTGCAGATGGCCGCAGGGCAACCAAAGCTCTAA TGACATGGAATGTGACCTGCACGTATTCCCAATTTCTTGCTCAGAAGACTCCGTCCTGCTGTGTATCTCTTTCATCGTTTTATAACAACACTACTGTGAACTGCCCAACATGCTCCTGTGGCTGCCAGAACCCAAGTGGATCAAACTGTGTGAA TAAGGGTTCGCCTCGCCTACGATCTGCTATTGATGGCCCTGGCAAATGGAGTGGCGAGCCTCTTGTGGAGTGCACTTCCCACATGTGCCCCGTAAAAATCAACTGGCACGTGAAGCAGAACAGCAAGGACTACTGGAGAGTGAAGATCACCATCACAAACCTCAACTTCCGAATGAACTACAGCGAGTGGAACCTGGTTGTTCAGCATCCAAACTTCGATAACATCACTCAGTTGTTCGGCCTCAACTACAAACCACTCACTCCATATGGGGGTGACATAA ATGACACGGCAATGTTCTGGGGTGTGAAGTCCTACAATGATGTGCTGATGCAAGACGGTAAGCTTGGGATGGTGCAGTCAGAGCTCCTTCTCCGTAAAGACTCCCGGACTTTCACATTCGAAAAGGGATGGGCCTTCCCACGCCGGGTGTACTTCAATGGTGATAACTGTGTCATGCCAGCTCCTGAAAATTACCCATCGTTGCCAATGCAAGCCTAG
- the LOC8085923 gene encoding COBRA-like protein 3, with product MAAGGRSVACCAAVLLAAALLLSAPTTTEAYDSLDPTGNITIKWDIMQWTPDGYVAVVTMYNFQQFRHIGAPGWQLGWTWAKKEVIWSMVGAQTTEQGDCSKFKGNTPHCCKKDPTIVDLLPGTPYNMQIANCCKAGVINTFNQDPANAASSFQISVGLAGTTNKTVKVPKNFTLKTPGPGYTCGRAIVGRPTKFWSADGRRATQALMTWNVTCTYSQFLAQKTPSCCVSLSSFYNDTIVNCPTCSCGCQNPSGSNCVNEDSPNLQAAIDGPGKWTGQPLVQCTSHMCPIRIHWHVKLNYKEYWRVKITITNFNFRMNYTQWNLVAQHPNFDNITQLFSFNYKPLTPYGGGINDTAMFWGVKFYNDLLMQAGKLGNVQSELLLRKDSRTFTFDKGWAFPRRVYFNGDNCVMPSPENYPWLPNASPLTRQPLTLPLLVFWVALAALLAYA from the exons ATGGCGGCGGGCGGCAGATCCGTCGCGTGCTGTGCCGCCGTGCTGCTCGCGGCCGCGCTGCTCCTCTCCGCACCGACTACCACAG AGGCTTATGATTCGCTGGATCCAACCGGCAACATCACTATAAAATGGGATATTATGCAGTGGACTCCTGACGGATATGTC GCTGTTGTCACAATGTATAATTTTCAACAATTTCGGCACATCGGCGCACCTGGTTGGCAGCTTGGGTGGACATGGGCAAAGAAGGAGGTTATATGGTCAATGGTTGGGGCTCAGACCACTGAACAGGGTGACTGCTCAAAGTTCAAGGGCAACACCCCCCATTGCTGCAAGAAAGATCCAACAATTGTCGATTTACTACCAGGCACTCCATACAACATGCAAATTGCCAATTGCTGCAAGGCAGGAGTCATAAATACCTTTAACCAGGACCCAGCAAATGCTGCTTCCTCCTTCCAGATCAGTGTTGGTCTTGCCGGAACTACCAATAAAACTGTTAAGGTGCCAAAGAACTTCACTCTTAAGACTCCAGGCCCTGGGTACACATGTGGGCGTGCCATTGTTGGCAGGCCGACAAAGTTTTGGAGCGCAGATGGGCGCAGGGCAACCCAAGCTCTAA TGACATGGAATGTGACCTGCACATATTCCCAATTTCTTGCTCAGAAGACTCCATCCTGCTGTGTCTCTCTCTCATCGTTTTATAATGACACAATTGTGAACTGCCCAACATGCTCATGTGGCTGCCAGAACCCAAGTGGGTCAAACTGTGTGAA TGAGGATTCACCTAATCTACAAGCTGCAATTGATGGTCCTGGCAAATGGACTGGCCAGCCTCTTGTACAATGCACTTCCCACATGTGCCCGATAAGAATCCACTGGCATGTGAAGCTCAACTACAAGGAATACTGGAGAGTGAAAATCACTATCACAAACTTCAACTTCCGCATGAATTACACGCAGTGGAACTTAGTAGCTCAGCATCCAAACTTTGATAACATCACTCAGTTGTTCAGCTTCAACTACAAACCACTTACTCCATATGGGGGTGGCATAA ATGATACGGCAATGTTCTGGGGTGTAAAATTCTACAATGATTTGCTGATGCAAGCCGGCAAACTTGGAAATGTGCAATCGGAACTGCTTCTCCGCAAGGACTCCCGGACTTTCACCTTCGATAAGGGGTGGGCCTTCCCACGCCGGGTGTACTTCAATGGTGATAATTGTGTCATGCCATCTCCTGAAAATTATCCATGGCTGCCGAATGCAAGCCCTCTAACAAGACAACCATTGACACTCCCACTCTTGGTATTCTGGGTTGCCTTGGCTGCTCTGTTGGCTTATGCATGA